One Nostoc punctiforme PCC 73102 DNA window includes the following coding sequences:
- a CDS encoding adenosine kinase: MGKKYDVYGVGNALVDIEYEVSPELLQELKIDKGVMTLLDEDSQNHILENLKNLHCHKSCGGSAANTMVAISQLGGKAFYSCKVANDEFGDFYIEDLLNSQVDTNLKNGDRQSGITGKCLVLVTPDADRTMNTFLGITEKFSTQELVSSALADSEYIYIEGYLVTSPTAKEAAIKAREIAEKAGVKTAMSLSDYNMVKFFKDGLLDIIGPGLDLIFANESEALELADTQDFQVAVDKLKTLSKKFAITRGSKGSVVFDGQELIEIAAPQVKAIDTVGAGDMYAGAFLYGITQSMSYEEAGKLASTAASKIVTSYGPRLKTEELKALVSA; this comes from the coding sequence ATGGGCAAGAAATATGATGTTTATGGTGTAGGTAATGCCTTAGTAGATATAGAATACGAAGTATCTCCAGAGTTACTACAAGAGCTAAAGATTGACAAAGGTGTAATGACACTGCTAGATGAAGACAGTCAAAATCATATTTTGGAAAATCTCAAAAATCTTCATTGCCATAAGAGTTGTGGAGGTTCAGCAGCGAACACAATGGTGGCAATTAGTCAATTAGGAGGAAAAGCTTTTTATTCATGTAAAGTGGCTAATGATGAATTTGGAGACTTTTACATCGAAGATTTACTCAACTCTCAGGTAGATACCAACTTAAAAAATGGCGACCGTCAATCAGGAATTACAGGCAAATGTTTGGTGTTAGTAACTCCTGATGCAGATCGCACCATGAATACATTTTTGGGAATTACTGAAAAATTTTCTACACAAGAACTAGTATCATCAGCGCTTGCTGATTCAGAATACATATATATAGAAGGGTATTTAGTGACTTCTCCCACAGCAAAAGAAGCAGCTATAAAGGCTAGAGAAATAGCTGAAAAAGCAGGTGTAAAAACCGCCATGTCCTTATCTGATTACAACATGGTGAAATTTTTTAAAGATGGGTTATTAGATATCATTGGGCCTGGTTTAGATTTGATTTTTGCTAATGAAAGTGAAGCATTAGAACTAGCAGATACACAAGATTTTCAAGTAGCTGTAGACAAACTAAAAACCTTGAGTAAGAAATTTGCCATTACTCGCGGTTCCAAGGGTTCAGTAGTATTTGACGGTCAGGAATTAATCGAAATCGCTGCACCTCAAGTAAAAGCTATAGATACAGTAGGAGCAGGAGATATGTATGCAGGAGCTTTTCTCTATGGAATTACCCAAAGTATGAGCTATGAAGAAGCCGGAAAATTAGCATCGACCGCAGCTTCTAAGATTGTTACATCCTATGGGCCAAGATTAAAAACTGAGGAATTAAAGGCATTAGTTAGTGCTTAG
- a CDS encoding carotenoid oxygenase family protein: MANEKGLADDPEIKSLLSPDLPVQPEECYSWLQAYLKNHSSDKDFQELYQVLNSLMYSDGELDSQEKELLAELVNAKVENVPSYQLTLKCRFMSMMLNSKFLASVVQMKQSSVVNQTALVTGYYTRVPYQVLSRFSVNENNKAINYELSKLYLTDNFAPIHQEIFAENLAVIGKLPEELQGTFLRNGPNLQFQPLGLYHWFDGDGMLHAVTINNGRASYRNRYIRTQGFELEQSLGRAVWPGLLNLPRFDAPYGLMMKNPANISCVWHNGQLLALWEAGAPHIIQLPDLETLGVQTFNNKLASTFTAHPKVDPVTGEMMFYGFAPIAPPYLEYSVVSADGELKQTVPIDLPVPVMIHDFAITENYMIFLDMPLLFKLMQSITGHLPIKFEPKRKSRIGILPRHGDNRTIRWFEVPSCMVIHTANAYEDGKEVVLIACRMDYFNLLIPSYSDSGEITNFDLETLKLFCWRINLVTGVVKQEVLDDVPSEFPQINNQFIGRKSRYIYTSRVAPYMKPKPVFDGLIKYDLGTNNSQRHEFGRGRFGGDTTFVSRPGATAEDDGWLLTMVWDTVWSSNLSY; encoded by the coding sequence ATGGCAAATGAGAAAGGGCTAGCTGACGATCCGGAAATTAAATCCTTATTATCGCCAGATTTACCAGTACAACCGGAAGAATGTTATAGCTGGTTACAAGCTTATTTAAAAAATCATAGTTCAGACAAAGATTTTCAGGAATTGTATCAAGTCCTGAACTCGTTGATGTACAGTGATGGGGAATTAGATAGCCAGGAAAAGGAACTTTTAGCAGAGCTTGTCAACGCAAAAGTAGAGAACGTCCCAAGTTACCAACTGACTCTAAAGTGTCGATTTATGAGCATGATGCTTAATAGCAAATTTCTGGCAAGCGTAGTTCAGATGAAGCAATCATCTGTTGTTAATCAAACAGCTTTAGTTACTGGGTACTATACTCGTGTTCCCTACCAAGTTTTAAGCCGTTTTAGCGTTAACGAAAATAACAAAGCAATTAATTACGAATTATCAAAGCTATATTTAACTGATAATTTCGCACCAATACACCAAGAGATATTTGCTGAAAATTTAGCAGTTATTGGCAAACTACCTGAAGAATTACAAGGAACCTTTCTGCGTAACGGGCCGAACCTTCAATTTCAACCACTTGGGCTATATCATTGGTTTGATGGGGATGGAATGCTTCATGCAGTAACTATTAACAATGGTCGTGCCAGTTATCGTAATCGTTATATTCGCACACAAGGGTTTGAGTTAGAACAAAGTCTAGGTAGAGCAGTTTGGCCAGGGTTGCTAAATCTTCCTCGGTTTGATGCTCCATACGGGTTGATGATGAAAAATCCTGCCAATATATCCTGTGTGTGGCATAACGGGCAGCTACTTGCTCTGTGGGAAGCAGGCGCACCTCATATTATCCAGCTTCCAGATTTAGAAACCCTTGGGGTACAAACTTTTAATAACAAACTCGCTTCTACCTTCACCGCACATCCAAAAGTAGATCCGGTAACAGGTGAAATGATGTTTTATGGTTTTGCACCCATCGCTCCACCTTATTTAGAATACAGTGTTGTTTCCGCAGATGGTGAACTAAAGCAAACTGTACCTATTGACCTACCAGTGCCAGTGATGATACATGATTTCGCCATCACCGAAAACTATATGATTTTTCTGGATATGCCTTTGTTATTTAAACTAATGCAATCAATAACAGGTCATTTACCAATTAAATTCGAGCCAAAACGCAAAAGCCGTATTGGTATCTTACCTCGCCACGGAGATAACAGAACAATTCGTTGGTTTGAAGTTCCAAGTTGCATGGTTATTCATACTGCTAATGCTTATGAAGATGGTAAGGAGGTTGTACTCATAGCCTGCCGTATGGACTACTTTAATCTGTTAATTCCTTCTTATAGTGATAGTGGTGAAATCACAAATTTTGATTTGGAAACTCTAAAATTATTTTGCTGGCGAATTAACTTGGTGACGGGTGTAGTCAAACAAGAGGTTTTAGATGATGTTCCTTCAGAATTTCCTCAAATTAACAACCAATTTATCGGTCGCAAAAGTCGTTATATTTATACTTCACGAGTAGCACCATATATGAAACCAAAACCTGTATTTGATGGTTTAATCAAATACGATTTAGGAACTAATAACTCCCAGAGACACGAATTTGGACGAGGACGCTTTGGTGGTGATACTACCTTTGTATCTCGTCCAGGTGCAACCGCTGAAGACGATGGTTGGTTGCTAACAATGGTCTGGGATACGGTGTGGTCAAGCAATCTGAGTTACTGA
- a CDS encoding glutathione S-transferase family protein, producing the protein MARILYYAQRSPYARKVRIVLAEKQLPYEPKETDINNKSPEFLSLSPIGKVPVLVDENDLVFWDSTLIVEYLDETYPQPSFYPGDRIERLCCRQGEELADSLIDNIVALWYETRKGNQADFATQAKYQSSINRLLGVFEQKLTNSAYLFNETVSAVDVAAISGLGYYSLRFGHNWQQEYPKLRQWFELLHQRQSVYSTMPKA; encoded by the coding sequence ATGGCGCGAATCTTATACTATGCACAGCGTTCACCTTACGCTCGTAAAGTGAGAATTGTCCTGGCAGAGAAGCAGCTACCTTACGAACCCAAAGAAACAGACATTAACAATAAATCTCCAGAATTCTTAAGTTTATCTCCCATTGGGAAAGTTCCGGTATTGGTAGATGAAAATGACCTCGTTTTTTGGGATTCAACGCTGATTGTGGAGTATCTAGACGAGACTTATCCTCAGCCGAGTTTTTATCCAGGCGATCGCATTGAGCGTTTGTGCTGTCGTCAGGGGGAAGAGTTAGCAGACAGTTTGATAGACAATATTGTGGCATTGTGGTATGAAACCCGTAAAGGAAATCAAGCTGATTTTGCCACCCAAGCTAAATATCAGTCCAGCATTAATCGCCTTTTAGGTGTTTTTGAGCAAAAATTGACTAACTCAGCCTACCTATTCAATGAAACTGTGAGTGCTGTTGATGTTGCAGCTATATCAGGGTTGGGTTACTACAGCCTCAGATTTGGCCATAATTGGCAGCAAGAGTATCCTAAATTGAGGCAATGGTTTGAGCTATTGCATCAACGTCAATCTGTTTACTCTACCATGCCAAAAGCATAA
- a CDS encoding ISAs1 family transposase: MAAGNKGFLAIGDWISSYREPWIELFQPPKNRLPSYSTVRRALLHVDYEDYSVCLSKFFNVQPNTGETVGLDGKVLKGSYQIENDNPNSDSHPAMMLVSSYIVERGLILEPFQVDAKTNDIIALPELISKLALNGVIFAFDAINTQKNL; the protein is encoded by the coding sequence ATCGCAGCAGGGAACAAAGGATTTTTAGCAATTGGAGACTGGATTTCAAGCTACCGTGAGCCGTGGATTGAACTTTTTCAACCGCCAAAAAATAGACTACCATCTTATAGCACTGTACGTCGTGCCTTATTACACGTAGATTACGAAGATTATTCCGTATGTCTGAGCAAATTCTTTAATGTACAACCAAATACTGGAGAAACTGTTGGGTTAGATGGTAAAGTCCTCAAGGGTTCATATCAGATTGAAAATGATAACCCTAACTCGGATTCGCATCCAGCGATGATGTTAGTTAGTTCTTATATTGTTGAGCGAGGCTTAATTTTAGAGCCATTTCAAGTTGATGCCAAAACTAATGATATTATTGCTTTACCTGAGTTGATTTCCAAACTGGCTCTCAATGGGGTTATCTTTGCTTTTGATGCTATTAATACTCAAAAAAACTTGTGA
- a CDS encoding TspO/MBR family protein, giving the protein MNEFNNLGIIEKFINTVMRVKTGNQQRYPNTSIATIQELDIRVVLVYTLGTLLQIVVMIFVLLVMEKLVILIDNNSSFPSWFSTLFTGLLFAVLSIRSRFFSLLDNTRSRQTYDQVIRPRWSPPPLVFPIVWMVIAVLRVIYSVLVWQQMNHQFLVLPLILFVVHLALGDTWNTIFTVERRLGAAVPVVILGPWLSAVVVTVIYWQTNPVAGMTLSFSCVWLTVAAVLVFRIWQLNGSEPLYPLKLTPVEK; this is encoded by the coding sequence ATGAATGAATTCAATAATCTAGGAATAATTGAAAAGTTTATCAATACAGTGATGAGGGTAAAAACTGGCAATCAACAACGGTATCCAAATACATCAATAGCTACGATACAAGAACTAGATATCAGAGTAGTTTTAGTTTATACGCTAGGAACTCTTCTACAAATCGTAGTCATGATTTTCGTGTTGCTGGTCATGGAAAAATTAGTAATACTGATTGATAATAATTCTTCTTTTCCTAGTTGGTTTAGCACTTTATTTACTGGATTACTTTTTGCTGTATTAAGTATCCGTTCCCGATTTTTTTCTCTTTTAGATAATACTCGTTCTCGTCAGACTTACGATCAGGTAATCAGACCAAGATGGTCTCCTCCACCTTTAGTATTTCCCATAGTTTGGATGGTAATCGCCGTTTTACGGGTAATTTATTCTGTATTGGTTTGGCAGCAGATGAATCACCAATTTTTAGTGCTGCCTTTAATTTTGTTTGTGGTGCATCTGGCTTTAGGGGATACTTGGAATACAATTTTTACTGTAGAACGGAGATTAGGCGCTGCTGTCCCTGTAGTTATTTTAGGCCCTTGGTTATCTGCTGTAGTGGTGACGGTTATTTATTGGCAAACTAATCCTGTAGCGGGAATGACTTTATCATTTTCTTGTGTATGGTTAACTGTCGCTGCTGTATTGGTATTTAGAATTTGGCAATTAAATGGCTCGGAGCCATTGTATCCTTTAAAATTAACGCCTGTGGAGAAATAA
- a CDS encoding carotenoid oxygenase family protein, which produces MVKQSELLIIEAQNFISEPVARVIMPGRVPYGFHATWISSVAMA; this is translated from the coding sequence GTGGTCAAGCAATCTGAGTTACTGATTATTGAAGCCCAAAACTTCATATCTGAACCAGTAGCGCGGGTAATTATGCCTGGGCGCGTCCCTTACGGTTTCCATGCTACCTGGATTTCTTCTGTTGCAATGGCTTAA